The nucleotide sequence AATTCGTCTTTTAAATCCACCTGCTCATTTAATTATTACCATAGCGATAAGCATTGCTTTTATTTATTTCATGCTCCGATTTCTTGGCAACTGGAAATGGTGGTTTTTTTTAGGAGCTGGTTTGTTTTTGTCCGGAGCTTGGGGAAATCTCATCGATCGTTTACGTTGGGGATATGTACTCGACTTTTTTGAGCCATCATTCTGGGCGACTTTCAATATCGCCGACTTAGCAATTATTGCTGGTTTAGTTTTGGTTTTTAT is from Candidatus Atribacteria bacterium ADurb.Bin276 and encodes:
- a CDS encoding lipoprotein signal peptidase: MFLSGAWGNLIDRLRWGYVLDFFEPSFWATFNIADLAIIAGLVLVFIQIWIQGSAIEETKNQGV